DNA from Anaerolineales bacterium:
TCGTGGTCTTATCGAGGTCTTCTTGTGGCGAAGGTAGCTGCCAAAGGCAGCGCAACTTCGCCTGCGCTGCCTTTGGCAGCGCACCTCTCCCACAATTTAGTCAACGACGGTGATGCCCATGTTGCGGGCAGTACCCTCGATTTGCTTCATCGCAGCTTCGATCGTGGTGGCGTTGAGATCGGGCATCTTGATCTCGGCGATCTCGCGCACCTGGGCGCGGGTCACCTCGCCCACCTTCTGACGGTTAGGCTCACCGGCACCCTTGGCCGCACCTGCGGCCTTGGCCAACAAGGTGGAGGCCGGCGGGGTCTTGAGGATGAAGGTGAACGAGCCATCCGTGTAGATGGAAACTTCTGCCGGAATGATGTCCCCCG
Protein-coding regions in this window:
- the rplK gene encoding 50S ribosomal protein L11 gives rise to the protein MAKKLKAVVTVRIEAGKASPAPPIGPAMAGHGINLMGFCKEYNARTANRAGDIIPAEVSIYTDGSFTFILKTPPASTLLAKAAGAAKGAGEPNRQKVGEVTRAQVREIAEIKMPDLNATTIEAAMKQIEGTARNMGITVVD